The genomic segment GATCGTTATCGGAAACAATGTCCACATCGCGGCGGGCTGTTTCCTGTTCGGCGGTGGCGGGGCGGTGGTGTTGGAAGACTTTGTCGGCCTCTCATCCCGCGTGTCTCTCTACACGAGTACCGATGATTACGTTGCCGGACACCTGACAAACCCGACGGTGCCCGACGAGTATCGCGACGTAACCACGGGACCGATCGTCCTGCGCAGACACGCGATCGTCGGATGTGGGTCGGTCGTCCTTCCCGGTGTCACGCTCGGCTTCGGGGCGTCGGTCGGTGCGCTCACGGTCGCGCGGAAGGATGTGGGGGACTGCGAAATTGTGTTCGGCAACCCGGCCAGATCGCTCCCGACCAGACGGAACGCCGACAAACTGCGAGAGTTCGAGGCGCGATACGGGCAGACCGTCGGGCAAAACGAAACCTGACTGTGGCCCATTACTGGAAGGCCATTGGAAAAATCCCCTACCTGACGGCGGGGATGACGCGACTAACAGCTGCGATCCGACTTCATACCGATTCGGCGAGAATGCATACAACCCTGGCTATCCTCGGCGGCCGCCCCGCGTTTCCCGACCCACTCCACGTCGGCCGCCCGAACGTCGGCGAGCGCGCGGCCCTCATGCGCCGTTTCAACGAAATGTTGGACCGGAACTGGCTGACGAACGACGGCCCGCTGGTTAAAGAGTTCGAGCGGGAGGTCGCGGCCCACGCCGGGGTCGAGTACTGCGTCGCGATGTGCAACGCGACGGTCGCCCTGGAGATCGCCATCCGCGGTGCCGGCTTAAAAGGTGAGGTAATCGTCCCGTCGTACACCTTCGTCGCCACCGCCCACGCGCTCCAGTGGCAGGAAATTACCCCCGTTTTTTGCGACATCGACCCCGAAACGCACAATTTAGACCCGAACAAAGTTGAGCGAATGGTTACACCCCGGACCACCGGGATCATTGGGGTCCACGTCTGGGGTCGGCCGTGCGCCGTCGAGTCGCTGACCGAGATTGCCCGGCGGCGCAACCTGACGCTCCTGTTCGACGCCGCCCACGCGTTCGGGTGC from the Fimbriiglobus ruber genome contains:
- a CDS encoding acyltransferase, with the translated sequence MSGLGLGNTTNVFTRDELLELGVAGVGREVFVDRSVRFFRPESVRFADRVRVDCFCVISAGRDGIVIGNNVHIAAGCFLFGGGGAVVLEDFVGLSSRVSLYTSTDDYVAGHLTNPTVPDEYRDVTTGPIVLRRHAIVGCGSVVLPGVTLGFGASVGALTVARKDVGDCEIVFGNPARSLPTRRNADKLREFEARYGQTVGQNET